The window GGGGAGGTGGTATGTGGTCGCGTACTCGCGCAAGTCGTAGACGACGTCGCTTTCGAATCCCGCCGAGAGGACGCGGCCGTACTGTCGAATGCGGTCACCGCCTCGCTGTTCGTCGATTGCGAGCAATCCGTCGACGAGTCGTTTGATGACGCCGATGCCGGGACTTTCGCGGCGACCGCTCTCGTAATCGGAGATGACCGACGAGGAAACCTCGAGTTCGCCCGCCAGATCCGTCTGGGAGACGTCGAAATCCGTTCGCCACTTGCGCAACGTCGCGCCGGGGTCGCCGCTCAAGGTGATCTCGCCGGCGATCTTCTCCGCCAGTTCCCGTTTTGGCCCGCGTCCGCCCATACTAATCGGGGAGTCACACGGCTGTGGCAAGTAGCTACCGGCATCGCTCGAGGGTATGTGTCTCTCGCCTGCTCGGTATCTCGCGCGTATTGCATCACTCGGGATTCCATGTGATCACATCACTCGAGTTCGTCCACGGCAAACACTCAAGCGATCAGCGTCCGTGACTGTCGCTCATGCCTTCCACTGTCGTCCACGTCGGACTGGCCGGGCTGGTCGGCGCTGCACTCCTCGGCGATCGGTTCGATACCAGGGCAATCCTGTTCGTCATGGCCGTCACTGCCATCATCGATCTCGATACACTGATCGGAATTTATTTCCCGGGTACGCATCGTGCTGCACTGCACAATATTTGGGTCGTCGTGATTCCCGGTGTCCTCCTCTACTGGGACGCGAACGTTCGCGACCGGTCGTTCGTCCGCTCGAGATGGGGTGACTACGGCTACCGTGCCGGCTGGGTCACGCTCGTTGCCGTCCTGTTCGCCCACATTCTGCTCGATGCGTTTTACAACGGCGTGAATCTGTTCTGGCCGGTGTACGACCGATTCTTCGACCTTTCGGGGGCGCTCATGGTGACCGATCAGCGGGGTCTCGTCCAGACGTTCGTCGAACTCGAGTCGGGTTCTGGGGGTACGTCGCTCTCGGAATCGACGGCGAGAGGCACTACTGCCGACACTCACTACTCGACCGGCTTCGACCCCACGCGAGAGGAACCGCCCGAAGACGTCGAACGGATCTTTCCGATCGCGAGCTCCGGTGAACTGTTCGTCGTTTCAGTGATCGGCTATCTCACTGTCGGCTATCGAATCTACGAATCGCGGCGACGGAGCGAGTGACCAGGATCTACAGTCCTATGTAGGCGTCGACTGTATGGGAGCCCATGGAACCATCGGTGACTGACAGAGCGTACGATCCGACAACCGATCGCCAGGCGCTGTGGGAACTCAAGCGTGGATTCGAACTCGGTCTCGGTGAGGGGACTGGCGACGACGAGAAAACGCAGCAGTACGAGGCGAAACTCGACGACGAGTATCGCGACGGCTATCTCGAGTGGGTCGAACGCTGTCAGGCGTCGGAGCCGGATGCCGTCACTGTGGCCGTGCGTTCGGATCCAAATATGGACTCGAATGTGGACACAGACTCGAACACGAATGCAGGAGCATCGAACCCCACACCATCGCTCGTCGGCTACGTATTCGTCCTGCCCCAGGATCACGCCTACATCTGGGACGCCGCCGTCCTCAACGAACTCTACGTTCGACCCGCGTTCCGCGGTACTGGCGTCGCAGACGGCCTCATGGAACGGGCGATCGAAACTGCTCGCGAACAATCGCTCCCGCTCGAGCGACTGGTTCTCGACGTCGATCGCGAAAACGACCGTGCACAGGCGTTTTACGACCGCCACGGGTTCGACCACTGGGGCGAGATGGTCGCCCGGCCGCTCGAGTGAGGCGGGTGCGTCCTTTCCCGTCGAGGCCGAGGTCGGGATCGCGACGCATCGTCTGATCTGTTGGCGTTGCTTCCTGGTGACTGCCGAGTCGCAAGGGTACCCAGCGGTAACTCGTTCCACCAGTCCGTATCAATCGACGGGCTGATCGTGACGCTACCCACGAGAAAACTTTCGCACGAGTACGCCACCGACGGCCCCGAACGTCAGCGGATAGACGATCCCGACGATGAGAATCGACTCGAGCGGGGCGGGACGGATGACCCCGCCTTCGACCGGCACCGTGGATACAAGGACGGCGACGATCGTCGCGAGCAGGTAGCCGATGGCGATCATCGCGCCGACGATCGACGCGTCGGTGTGTGTCTCGAGCGTTTCGACACGACGGGCGGTGATGGCTGAGCCCGCTAGTGCGAGGACGACCGGGGGGAGGATCAAGAGCAGCCACTCGTTCCCGCCACCGTGGGTGACGGCATTTTGCTCGGCCCGAAGGAGGCTGTACAATCCCTGCTGTGGAATCAGAGTCGGGACGCCGTGTGCGTTGACGTACGTCCAGGCGACGAGTTCGGCGGTGAGGGTCTCGCCAGTAGCCGATTCGAGAATCTCCGTCCGGAGGTCGCTCCGAATCGTCGAACCAGCGAGGAGGTAGGTGAGGGCGTAGCCGACGGCCCAGGCAGCAGTTCCGGCGGACGCCCCCTCGAGGAGTGGCTGTAGGTCGTTCTCGTCGGCCGTGGCGTTGCCGTCGGTGTCTGCATCGACACCGCCCTCGATCTCGGCGTTAGCGTCGCCCTTCGCTTCGTTCTCGGGATCCCGCCCAGACATTGACGCTTCTTTCCCGTGGGCGATGAAAATCGTTGTGTTCGGTTGACCTGTCGCTGGCGGAGTGCTGGTACGGTGAACGGTCGCGTGTTGGATCGGGTGGACGAACCGTCAATCGATTCCGATAGCACGGTCTCGAGTTCGAAATTGTTCGGTCGCGTGACTCGTCGATTCCTGATATCGACGTCCGTTCGAATAGGAGTGGGCCACCGTCGCGGCTACCCAGCCACGAACAGCCGCGGGTGGCACGAGTGTTGAGCATGAGTGATCCACCATGACGCGCTTATGAAGAACGCATCATGTGGCGTGCAAACCGACCGGTTCGCAGACCACGTGCACTCACTGGGTTGGTGTGCGGGCAATACGTCGCGTCGTCGGGGTGTTCCCGTCGACAGATGGGTATTGGACGTATTGGGTAATAAACTCGGTTGAAGTAACGAATATTCCTGGTAGCCACCCAATATGTGTTTGAACGTTTGTACAATACCAAAATAAATGATGATCGTCTCATCCTAACTCGCCTTTGCTCGGAGAAGTACCGGATCGGTCACTGAGCTATACGGCGTCGGGTATTACTGCACGTAGCGCTTACCGGGTGGTTCCACCCGTCGAACTGGTCGTGGACGTCCTCGAAGCGGACTGTTCGTTCTCGTGAAAACGCGGTACCACCCGTCCACTACTGTCGCGCTGGTTCACGGCTTTACAGCGACGGTGGTACAGCAGAAGCGGATTCCAGTTTCTCAGACGGGATTCGCGGCGACGTCGTTGATCCCGGTCTGGACGAGATACCACAGGATCGGCGGAAACACGAGTTCGGCGAGGAACAACAGCAAGCCGCTCTCGTCGACGACGGCCTCACAATCCTTGGCGAACCACCAGAGGATGACGAGATTGACGATCGGGATGAACAGGCCGATAAACCGCAGCAGTGGACTGTACTCCGCGTCCGTCCCGACCTCGAGCTGGACGAACGTGATGTAATACCAGTACGGGATGTGAACCGCCTCGGGGTCAAGCCCCGAGGCTTCTTCGCGTGGTTTAATCAGATACTCCCACCCGACCATCGGCCTGATAGCCTCGAACGGTCGGGTGGGTCACGGTCGGGCTGTCCACAAGCCCCGATGCCTGCCGTCGCACCTTCCGAACTTGGGGAAGGCTGTTGAGAGCAGGCACATTCCAACTCATACACTTCTCGATACCTTTCACGGCGATATTGACGCTTGCACCACGGTCACTGTGGTCTTGATGACTACAAGACTTGCACTTGAATCGCTTCTTCCGCCGATTCGCCCGTTCAGCGTGCCCACACAACGGGCACCGCTGGCTCGTCTTGTACGGGTCAATCGAATCCGAGGGGATTCCCTCGAACGCAGCCTTGTACGACGTATAGAACTGGAGAGCGCGAAACGGCAAGTGGTGCAAGCGTCGGTTCATCCGCGTGCCGTAGTCGATACTGTCGCGCATCTCTTTGAGGTCTTCAAAGACGATGCACGGCTTCTCGAACCGCTGGCTCCACTCCACGATGTGACGGCTCACCTTGTGGAGTCGGTCACGGACGAACCGTTCCTCGCGCCCTTCCAGCGTGTCGTGGATGCTGTCCTTCCCCGCGTTCTGGACGCGCTTCCTCATCGTGAAATAGCGGTGGCGCTCGAACTTGATTTCGGGGAAGTCGATAACCAACGTATCCTCGACACCATTCTCGGAGAGTGCAGTGAGAGCCACGTTGTCCTCGTTCACATCGACACCGATAACCGTCCGAGAGTCCTGCTTGTCTCGCACAGTACGTTCGGTGTTGCGAATATTGACGTGGAGTTCCGGTTCTCCCTCGCGCCACAGGGCTTCACTGGTCGTGACTTTCCACTCATCGCTCGTTAGTGCGTTCTTGAGCAAATCAAGGTGGGAGTCACTACCCTTGAGGATACCTTTGACGTGGTTGTAGGGTTTCGCACTGATGCGAAACGCCACTTCGTCCTCATCGGTGAGCGAGAGGTTGTAGCCTTCTTCGTAGTTGGCTCGAAGTGGGTACGCGCCACCTTTGGTGTGGCTGGGAATGTTGTAGTCGTCGTAGTCGTAGTAATTCTCCATCGCTTCCAAGGCCTTGGCGACGATGCGTTGAGTCGTGTTCTTGATGAGGTCGGCCTCGTCTTCGAGACGAGGAGAAATGTCGTCCCAGTCCACGCCGTTTTTGGCAAGGCGGATGGTTTCGTTGTACACCCAGCGGGCTTCGAGGGTGGCGTCTTTGAGCAGACTCTCGTTGTCACTCTGGATGTCGAGTTGGAAGTCCAGCGTCTTCACGAGAGTCGGCTCTTCGGTTGTCATTCTTTGTCTTGTTCAGTGGGTTCTGAGGTGCGAACGACTTTCACGTCCGCGCCACGCCAGCGTTTTGGGACGGTGACGTGGGCGCTGTTCCCGAACGGTTTGACCTCTCCGTCGAGAACTTCTTCGCCGTCGATTTCAAAGCGATTCGCCATACCAGTGTATATACTTAAGTGTATCGGTGTGGTGTGT of the Natronosalvus vescus genome contains:
- a CDS encoding metal-dependent hydrolase; its protein translation is MPSTVVHVGLAGLVGAALLGDRFDTRAILFVMAVTAIIDLDTLIGIYFPGTHRAALHNIWVVVIPGVLLYWDANVRDRSFVRSRWGDYGYRAGWVTLVAVLFAHILLDAFYNGVNLFWPVYDRFFDLSGALMVTDQRGLVQTFVELESGSGGTSLSESTARGTTADTHYSTGFDPTREEPPEDVERIFPIASSGELFVVSVIGYLTVGYRIYESRRRSE
- a CDS encoding GNAT family N-acetyltransferase, with translation MEPSVTDRAYDPTTDRQALWELKRGFELGLGEGTGDDEKTQQYEAKLDDEYRDGYLEWVERCQASEPDAVTVAVRSDPNMDSNVDTDSNTNAGASNPTPSLVGYVFVLPQDHAYIWDAAVLNELYVRPAFRGTGVADGLMERAIETAREQSLPLERLVLDVDRENDRAQAFYDRHGFDHWGEMVARPLE
- a CDS encoding transposase; amino-acid sequence: MTTEEPTLVKTLDFQLDIQSDNESLLKDATLEARWVYNETIRLAKNGVDWDDISPRLEDEADLIKNTTQRIVAKALEAMENYYDYDDYNIPSHTKGGAYPLRANYEEGYNLSLTDEDEVAFRISAKPYNHVKGILKGSDSHLDLLKNALTSDEWKVTTSEALWREGEPELHVNIRNTERTVRDKQDSRTVIGVDVNEDNVALTALSENGVEDTLVIDFPEIKFERHRYFTMRKRVQNAGKDSIHDTLEGREERFVRDRLHKVSRHIVEWSQRFEKPCIVFEDLKEMRDSIDYGTRMNRRLHHLPFRALQFYTSYKAAFEGIPSDSIDPYKTSQRCPLCGHAERANRRKKRFKCKSCSHQDHSDRGASVNIAVKGIEKCMSWNVPALNSLPQVRKVRRQASGLVDSPTVTHPTVRGYQADGRVGVSD
- a CDS encoding DUF2080 family transposase-associated protein, which encodes MANRFEIDGEEVLDGEVKPFGNSAHVTVPKRWRGADVKVVRTSEPTEQDKE